The genomic segment GCCCTCCGTCACCGCAGCAACCGGCATGGATGCGCTGACTCATGCCATCGAGGCGCTGACGACTAGACATCTCCGCAATGCCATGTCCGACGCCCTCGCCATCAAGGCCATCGCGTTGATCGGTGGCAACATCCAGCGGGCGGTCACGGATGGCCACGATATCGACGCGCGCATGGCGATGATGGAAGGGGCGACGATGGCAGGCATCGCCTTTGCCAACGCGCCGGTCGGCGCCGTTCATGCCCTCGCTCATCCGCTTGGAGACAGCCGTTTTAAAGTGCCCCACGGCCTCGCCAATGCGCTGCTGCTGCCCCACGTAATCAGTTTCAACACACCCGCAGCCGAGCAAGAATATGCACGAGTCTCGCAGGCTCTCGGCTGGAACGGCGACGCCCATGATCTTCCCCAGCGCTTGATCCAACTTAATGCAATACTGAAGCTACCGGCCGGCCTCCAGGCCATCGGCATACGCGAAGAAGATCTTCCGACTCTGGTTGATGAAGGCATGAAGGTCGATCGGTTGCTGGCAAACAACGTGCGCATAGTAACGCGGGATGATGCAGCGACCATTTTTCAAAGCGCATGGCGTTGACGGATTCGCTCACGCGAGTTCACCAACGGCCAGCTATCGAACAGTTCGCACCTAGGCCGCCTGGGTCTGCAACGGCGACTGGCCGCGATGGCTCAGCGCCTCGGCCAGATGGATGCGGGCCACCGTGTCGCGGCCGTCGAGATCAGCGAGCGTGCGCGCCAGTTTCAGCACGCGATGGAAGCCGCGCGCCGTGAGGCGCAGGCGCTCCGTTGCGTCGCGCAGCAAGGCTGAGCCAGAACCATCGAGCTGCGCCACCTGCTCGACCATACCGGCGGGCGCCGCCGCATTGGTCGTCACCTTCGGCAGGCCGAGCGCCGCGTAACGCTGCGCCTGGATAGTGCGCGCAGTAGCGACACGGGCGGCGACCTCGGCCGAACCTTCGGCCGGCGGCGGCAGGAGGAGATCGGCGGCGGTGACCGCCGGCACTTCGATCGTCAGATCGAAGCGATCGAGCAAAGGACCTGAGATACGCGTCTGATAAGCGGCCATGCAGCGCTCGTTGGGCATGCGCCGACAGGCAAAGCCCGGATCAGTGGCGTGGCCGCAGCGGCACGGGTTCATCGCGGCGACGAGCTGGAAGCGCGCCGGATAGAGGACGCGATGATTGGCGCGCGCCAAGGCGATCTCGCCGGTTTCCAACGGTTGACGCAGGCTATCGAGGGCGGGGGCTGGAAACTCCGGCAGCTCGTCGAGAAACAATACGCCATGATGGGCGAGCGACGCCTCGCCCGGCCGCGCATTGACGCCGCCGCCGACCAGCGCCGCCATGGAGGCGGAATGATGCGGCGCACGGAACGGCCGCCGATCGGTCAGCTCGCCACCGGCCAAAATGCCGGCCAGCGAATGGACCATCGACACTTCCAGAAGCTCCGCCGGATTGAGCGGCGGCAGGATCGACGGCAGCCGCGCCGCCAGCATGGATTTGCCCGAGCCTGGAGGTCCGTTCATCAACAGATTGTGCCCGCCGGCGGCGGCGATCTCGAGCGCCCGCTTGGCGCTCTCTTGCCCCTTGATGTCTCTGAGATCGGGCAGCGGCGGCCCCTTGGCGCGCACCGCCGGGTGCGGGCGCGCCATCACCTGGGTGCCGCGAAAATGATTGGCAAGCTGGATCAGCGAACGCGGCGCCAGAATATCGAGATCGGCCGAGGCCCAGGCCGCTTCCGGCCCGGTTTCAAACGGGCAGATCAGACCATGGCCCCGCGCATTGGCGGCAACAGCAGCGGGCAAGACACCAGCGACGGGGCTGATCGCGCCATCGAGCGCCAGTTCGCCTAGAACGGTGTAGCCCGCGAGCGCATCGGACGGGATGGCGCCGATGGCCGCCATGACCGCGAGCGCTATCGGCAGATCGTAATGACTGCCCTCCTTCGGCATGTCGGCAGGAGCCAGATTGATGGTGATCTTCTTGGCCGGCAAAGCCAGGCCCGAGGCATTCAGCGCGGCACGCACCCGCTCGCGCGATTCGCCCACCGCCTTGTCGGCGAGGCCGACGAGAACAAAGCCGGTGGCGCCGCCGGATAATTGCACCTGAACATCGATCGGCCGGGCCTCGACGCCTTCAAATGCCACCGTCGCGACGCGCACCACCATGTCGGCCCCCGCAGATCAACGGCGCGACATTAGCGGGCTACCTTGCCGGAAGCAAGAACATTTCATGAACATTCGCAAGCCTCCGTGGGACCCCACGTCGTCGCATTAAGCGCTACTCTTCTTGAAGCGGCGTGCCAGCGCCTCCGTCGCCTGCGCCAATATCCCGACGTCGACCCCCACCGCCGTGAATGAAGTCCCCATTTCGATGAAGCGCGCGGCGTGTTCGGGATTGCCCGTGAGAATCCCGGAAGGCTTGCCGCAGGCCTTTAGCGTTTTGATCCCGTCCTCGACCGCCGACATCACCGTGGCGTGGCCGGAATTGCCAATATGGCCGAGACTGGCAGCGAGATCGGCCGGCCCAATGAAAACGCCATCCACGCCGTCGACCGCAGCGATGTCTTCCAAATTATCGAGTGCTTCACGCGTTTCGACTTGGACGATCAGACACAATTCATTCTCTGCCAATGTGCCGTAATTCGCCACGCGGCCAAATCTCGTGGCCCGGGTCAGAGCCGACACCCCGCGTATTCCCTCCGGTGCGTAGCGCATCGCCGCGACCGCCTGCGCCGCTTCCGTTGCGTTCTGCACATAAGGGATCAGCAAAGTCTGAGCCCCTATATCAAGGAAGCGTTTAATCAGCACCGGATCGTTACTTGCTGGCCGGACGACCGGAGACACTGGATAGGCCGCCAGTGCTTGGAGTTGCGCCAACACCGTAAGGGGATCGCCGGGAGAGTGCTCCGTATCGAGCAAGAGCCAGTCGAAACCCGACATGGCCATAGCTTCCAACCCATAAGCGCCGGGAAGACTGCACCACAGTCCGAGTTGATGACGACCTTCTTGCAAGGCCCGTTTGAAATGGTTCGGAGGAAGTTCCATCAGCGGCTCAGATGAACGAAACGCCGATAGCGCCAAGCGGGCCATAGTCGGCCTGCATGACGTCACCAGCCAAGACATCGACAGGGCGGGTGAACGAGCCAGCGAGGACAATCTGCCCCTTCTCCAGCTTGCCGCCCACGACCGACAATTTATTCGCCAGCCATGCAACCCCGCTTGCCGGGTGCCCCATGATCGCGGCCGAAACGCCCGATTCCTCGATGATACCGTTCTTCGACAGGGTAGCGCCGACCCAACGGATATCGACATCGAACGGTCGCACCATCCGGCCGCCGACAACGATCCCGCCGGAAGCCGCGTTATCCGCGATGGTGTCGGTGATGGCGCGAGGCACTTCCGTTCGATAATCGATGATTTCCAATGCGGGCACGATAAATTCCGTTGCCCGCATGACATCATAAATTTGAACGCCCGGTCCCTGCAGATCCTGCCCCATGATGAAGGCGAGCTCGACCTCCAGCCGTGGTTTTAGAAAGCTGGCGGCCGGAATTTGCGCGCCGTCCCGATACATCATCGTATCCAGGAGGTGACCATAGTCCGGCTCAGTGATCTTTGACGCCATCTGCATGGCGCGCGACGTCAGACCGATCTTATGGCCAATCTGGCGGGCGCCTTTCTCCATGTGCAGCTCAGCCCAAAGCCTTTGGATGACGTAAGCATCCTGCAATTCGATATCCGGAAATGTCCGGCTCAGTTGCGGAATGACCTTCTTGTTCTTCTCGGCGGCATAGAGATCAGCGGCACCTTTGCGGCGTTGTTCATCAGTCAGCACGTTTCTTCCCCGTCGGATCGAAAACTTCGGCTAAACCATGGGATCATCAGTCGAAAGTCATGCTTCCGCGACACAGTCGATCTCGAGCAGGAATTCCTTGCGCGGCAGGCGCGCCTCCACTGTCGTCCGCGCCGGCCAACCCGATGGGTCCTGGCCAAAGAATTCCTTGTAGATCTCGTTCATCTCCTCAAAGTCCGCACGACGATCGAGGTAGATGTTGACCTTACCGATCTTGTCGATGGAGCTGCCCGCATATTCAAGCGTCGCTTTGATATGCTGCAGAGCAAAACGCATCTGTTTGCCGAAGTCACCGGGGGGTACCTGCACGTTCTCGTCATATCCAGGGAAGCCGGACACGAAGATCAGGTTGCCGATCTTGACGGCGTTGGAATGCGGCGCCTTCGACCGCGGAAGGTTTGGATTGTTGTATATGGTACGTGCCATGGCTCAACTTTCTTGTGATGGGAGGTCAGTGTTTCCCGATTCTGGCGCGACCAGAGCCATCTCGTCGGGAGAGATTTGAGACGCGAACTGCTGCCGGAAAAGGTCTGGCGTCGTGCCACGATGACGCTTGAAGAAGCGCACGAAATGAGACGGGTGCGAATAGCCGAGGCAATAGGATATCTCCTTAACAGATCGATTTGTATAAAGAAGAAGACGCGTTGCCTGGCCCAGCAGAGCAGATTGAATGATCTCGTGTGCTGATCTCGAACAGGCCCTGCGACAGGCGGAGGTCAGGCTATAAGGGGTCGTCGACAGCCGGGCCGCAAAAGCTTCTGTGCTGTATTGCCGATCCTCGGCGCTGCTCGACAGGCCCAGCTCTCCAATCTCCCGCTCGACGCTTTCGCTGAATCGCTGAAACAGATCGTCGCCTGCAACGTTCGACGCGGCATGCTCCGCCACTGCTTTCCAGGGGCCCCTGTTCACGGAATCGATTTGCAGGAGGAAGGCCGCGAACAGATGCCGGAGCGTTTCGCGGCGATGTTGCTCATCCGATTCGAAGCATTCGATCATCAATGTCGCCAGGCGCTCGAGCGCCGATGCGGACTCGCGAGAGCCGAATTCGATCAGGCGGATATTCGTCAGGCGCTGAAGAGCCGTCTTCGCGGCACCGTCGCCCAAAGTCAGACTCTCGGTGAAGTCAGGCGACACACTTATGACGTAGCCATGACTCCCGGGACTGTATTTGAATTGATGAACGACTTTGGCCGGCGTGAATACGCAGCATGGCGCAGCAACATGACGCCGCTTCCCATCATGCTCGAATGCGCATTCGCCGGTGAAGTTGATGGAAAGCTGATCGAAATCAGGATGCGTATGAAGCCCTATCTGCCAATTATTTGGTTCGTTGCGGGCCGATTGCGTCTCCATATGGAAAAAGCCAAAGGTCGCGACCGTCCAATCCTCTCCATAGAGAAAATAGGCCGGAACGTTGAGAACCGGCTGGAGAGGATTGGGCCGCGCTGTCGATCGTGACAGTGGCATTCGACTTTCTACCCTTCGCTGCTCGATGGGACGCGCCAAACAGTCGGTATCTGGCGATTGGGATTCGTGCGCCACTCTTTCCAAGCCATCTGAACCTTGCTCAGATCTCTCTCGATATTTTTTACCAGGAACTCGCCACGGAATTCCAGGTTGCCATCATCATCATACCATTCCAAGGCGTCAACTTCTCCGGGTTGCCGATAGCGTTCAATCACGAGGCCAACGCATCCCTCCGGCCGCTGCGGCGAGTGGCGCGTGTGCGCTGGAAGCAGGTACATCTCGCCTTCTCGTACGATAACTTGGGATTTCTGCCGCGTTACCGGATCAATCAGCTTCAGCGTTACGTCACCGCGAATCTGAATGAACAATTCCTCACCCGGATCATCATGATAATCGGGCCGGTCATTTGGGCCGCCAACCATCATGACTAAAAGATTTTGCCAGCGGTCCTTCCAGAACTGAAGATTTCCGATCGGCGGTTTAAGATTATGTCCGTTCTCATTGATCCATGCCTCGATATGGATGGGAAGGTCATCTGTTTTGCTTGACATGCTCATCTCCAAAAGGGGTGCTATTGACGGTTGGAACCGGGGGAATTGGCCGGGAAGAGCTCCAGGCCGTGATAGCCGCGATTGAAGTACATCAACGGCAATTGTTCAGGCCTGGCCTCAGCCGAATAAACGCGTGCGAACAAGATCGTGTGCGTGCCGAATTCCTTGATCTCCGCAATACTGCAGTCAAGCGAAGCGACCGCATTTTCAAAGACTGGCGATCCCGTTTGTCTCGTTGACCACCGCACGCTCTTAAAGCGGTCAGCCATATCGTCACCGGCCTGGCCA from the Beijerinckia sp. 28-YEA-48 genome contains:
- a CDS encoding aldolase/citrate lyase family protein, with the translated sequence MELPPNHFKRALQEGRHQLGLWCSLPGAYGLEAMAMSGFDWLLLDTEHSPGDPLTVLAQLQALAAYPVSPVVRPASNDPVLIKRFLDIGAQTLLIPYVQNATEAAQAVAAMRYAPEGIRGVSALTRATRFGRVANYGTLAENELCLIVQVETREALDNLEDIAAVDGVDGVFIGPADLAASLGHIGNSGHATVMSAVEDGIKTLKACGKPSGILTGNPEHAARFIEMGTSFTAVGVDVGILAQATEALARRFKKSSA
- a CDS encoding YifB family Mg chelatase-like AAA ATPase; this translates as MVVRVATVAFEGVEARPIDVQVQLSGGATGFVLVGLADKAVGESRERVRAALNASGLALPAKKITINLAPADMPKEGSHYDLPIALAVMAAIGAIPSDALAGYTVLGELALDGAISPVAGVLPAAVAANARGHGLICPFETGPEAAWASADLDILAPRSLIQLANHFRGTQVMARPHPAVRAKGPPLPDLRDIKGQESAKRALEIAAAGGHNLLMNGPPGSGKSMLAARLPSILPPLNPAELLEVSMVHSLAGILAGGELTDRRPFRAPHHSASMAALVGGGVNARPGEASLAHHGVLFLDELPEFPAPALDSLRQPLETGEIALARANHRVLYPARFQLVAAMNPCRCGHATDPGFACRRMPNERCMAAYQTRISGPLLDRFDLTIEVPAVTAADLLLPPPAEGSAEVAARVATARTIQAQRYAALGLPKVTTNAAAPAGMVEQVAQLDGSGSALLRDATERLRLTARGFHRVLKLARTLADLDGRDTVARIHLAEALSHRGQSPLQTQAA
- the nbaC gene encoding 3-hydroxyanthranilate 3,4-dioxygenase codes for the protein MSSKTDDLPIHIEAWINENGHNLKPPIGNLQFWKDRWQNLLVMMVGGPNDRPDYHDDPGEELFIQIRGDVTLKLIDPVTRQKSQVIVREGEMYLLPAHTRHSPQRPEGCVGLVIERYRQPGEVDALEWYDDDGNLEFRGEFLVKNIERDLSKVQMAWKEWRTNPNRQIPTVWRVPSSSEG
- a CDS encoding iron-containing alcohol dehydrogenase, whose translation is MLSVLPLPEIICRPGALADLAHRLRRLGSSRPLIITDPGVQAAGLVDRLTQVLRDANISHALFAKVEADPPSHVVEAAVASGREHGVDSVIGFGGGSSLDVAKLAALLLRSPQPLTAIFGHSKAVGPRLPLIQIPTTAGTGSEVTPTSVISVGDFDKRGVISRTLICDDALLDPELTVGLPPSVTAATGMDALTHAIEALTTRHLRNAMSDALAIKAIALIGGNIQRAVTDGHDIDARMAMMEGATMAGIAFANAPVGAVHALAHPLGDSRFKVPHGLANALLLPHVISFNTPAAEQEYARVSQALGWNGDAHDLPQRLIQLNAILKLPAGLQAIGIREEDLPTLVDEGMKVDRLLANNVRIVTRDDAATIFQSAWR
- a CDS encoding flavin reductase family protein, coding for MHVDRSTFRNAMSRFSAAVSVVTTDGPAGRFGFTCTAICAVTDEPATVLVCVHRDSRSNIAFKTNLVLCVNLLNRDQEEISATFAGQAGDDMADRFKSVRWSTRQTGSPVFENAVASLDCSIAEIKEFGTHTILFARVYSAEARPEQLPLMYFNRGYHGLELFPANSPGSNRQ
- a CDS encoding RidA family protein, which gives rise to MARTIYNNPNLPRSKAPHSNAVKIGNLIFVSGFPGYDENVQVPPGDFGKQMRFALQHIKATLEYAGSSIDKIGKVNIYLDRRADFEEMNEIYKEFFGQDPSGWPARTTVEARLPRKEFLLEIDCVAEA
- a CDS encoding AraC family transcriptional regulator; this encodes MPLSRSTARPNPLQPVLNVPAYFLYGEDWTVATFGFFHMETQSARNEPNNWQIGLHTHPDFDQLSINFTGECAFEHDGKRRHVAAPCCVFTPAKVVHQFKYSPGSHGYVISVSPDFTESLTLGDGAAKTALQRLTNIRLIEFGSRESASALERLATLMIECFESDEQHRRETLRHLFAAFLLQIDSVNRGPWKAVAEHAASNVAGDDLFQRFSESVEREIGELGLSSSAEDRQYSTEAFAARLSTTPYSLTSACRRACSRSAHEIIQSALLGQATRLLLYTNRSVKEISYCLGYSHPSHFVRFFKRHRGTTPDLFRQQFASQISPDEMALVAPESGNTDLPSQES
- the hpaH gene encoding 2-oxo-hept-4-ene-1,7-dioate hydratase yields the protein MLTDEQRRKGAADLYAAEKNKKVIPQLSRTFPDIELQDAYVIQRLWAELHMEKGARQIGHKIGLTSRAMQMASKITEPDYGHLLDTMMYRDGAQIPAASFLKPRLEVELAFIMGQDLQGPGVQIYDVMRATEFIVPALEIIDYRTEVPRAITDTIADNAASGGIVVGGRMVRPFDVDIRWVGATLSKNGIIEESGVSAAIMGHPASGVAWLANKLSVVGGKLEKGQIVLAGSFTRPVDVLAGDVMQADYGPLGAIGVSFI